In the Thermodesulfobacteriota bacterium genome, one interval contains:
- a CDS encoding HAMP domain-containing sensor histidine kinase — MFLKNPKLLFKSSSFRLITLYTVLFVLSSLVINLYIYSVISDYIYEQSRSEIEEDLNDLAGIYQDEGMDAFKLEIFEDEEDPFLVRLFGGERDADILRVPKGWDEFDEEELGAGAGSGNNEWAFVREGEEDAYEITSLTLEDGSVLTMGQTIAGREDLLRRIRNVYLFAIIPVIIIAYLGGLFAADRALNPIRQLINTLNSIVAKAKIDMRVPVRNEDKLNDELISLFNTMLDRIEALVNGMRSVLDNVAHDLRTPMTRLRGTAEMALQSSTDGEALSEALSDCIEESERILIMLNTLMDVSEAETGAMKLNLEEMNVAPLIDDVVDLYGYVAEEKGVSVHAGFPGELYLTADRSRIRQVLANLLDNAIKYTPSGGRIDIEASRREKEVEITVKDTGIGISEDELDNIWDRLYRGDKSRSQRGLGLGLSLVKAIVGAHRGYVEVSSKPGAGSVFSVHLPA, encoded by the coding sequence ATGTTCTTAAAGAATCCTAAACTCCTTTTCAAGTCGAGCAGCTTCAGGCTCATCACGCTGTACACTGTGCTTTTCGTCCTGAGCTCGCTCGTAATTAACCTCTACATCTACTCGGTCATTTCCGACTACATATACGAGCAGAGCAGGAGCGAGATCGAAGAGGACCTGAACGACCTCGCCGGAATTTATCAGGACGAAGGCATGGATGCGTTCAAGCTCGAAATATTCGAGGACGAGGAAGACCCGTTCCTCGTGCGGCTTTTCGGAGGAGAGCGCGACGCCGATATTCTGAGGGTCCCCAAAGGCTGGGATGAATTCGACGAAGAGGAGCTCGGCGCAGGTGCGGGATCGGGAAATAACGAATGGGCATTCGTCAGGGAGGGCGAGGAAGACGCGTACGAAATTACCTCGCTCACGCTCGAGGACGGCTCGGTACTGACGATGGGCCAGACCATCGCCGGGAGAGAAGACCTTTTGAGGAGGATACGGAACGTCTACCTCTTCGCTATTATTCCCGTGATAATCATCGCGTACCTGGGCGGTCTTTTCGCAGCAGACCGCGCGCTCAACCCGATAAGACAGTTGATAAATACGCTCAATTCCATCGTTGCGAAGGCAAAGATAGACATGAGGGTTCCCGTGCGCAACGAGGATAAGCTCAACGACGAGCTCATCTCTCTCTTCAACACGATGCTCGACAGGATAGAGGCCCTCGTGAACGGGATGAGGAGCGTGCTCGACAACGTCGCCCACGACCTGCGCACGCCGATGACGAGGCTCCGCGGGACTGCGGAAATGGCGCTCCAGTCCTCAACCGACGGCGAGGCTCTGAGTGAGGCCCTCTCCGACTGCATAGAGGAATCGGAGCGGATACTCATAATGCTGAACACGCTCATGGACGTGTCAGAAGCGGAAACGGGGGCGATGAAGCTCAATCTCGAAGAGATGAACGTCGCACCGCTGATAGACGACGTCGTGGACCTCTACGGGTACGTCGCCGAGGAGAAAGGCGTCTCGGTACACGCGGGTTTCCCAGGGGAACTCTACCTCACGGCGGACAGGAGCAGGATACGGCAGGTGCTCGCCAACCTGCTCGATAACGCCATCAAATACACCCCATCGGGCGGAAGGATAGACATAGAAGCGAGCCGCAGAGAGAAGGAGGTAGAGATCACGGTCAAAGACACGGGCATCGGCATCTCGGAAGACGAGCTAGACAACATCTGGGACCGCCTCTACAGGGGAGACAAGAGCCGCTCGCAGAGGGGGCTCGGGCTGGGACTCAGCCTCGTGAAGGCCATAGTCGGCGCGCACAGGGGATACGTCGAGGTATCGAGCAAGCCGGGAGCGGGATCGGTATTCTCAGTGCATCTCCCTGCTTGA